Proteins from a genomic interval of Quercus robur chromosome 9, dhQueRobu3.1, whole genome shotgun sequence:
- the LOC126700967 gene encoding uncharacterized protein LOC126700967 has protein sequence MCQSIEASSMASTESTNPSDPIQVQPSQSGLNLSNDSTTLNPPNPYFLNSSENLGNILVTQPLLGMKNYHSWFRAMILALTTKKKIGFVNGKIPKPDLDSPLCEDWESCNTMVPSWMINSMHIDVSSGIMYCEMAREIWIELQNLFSQGNGPKIYNMQREVSHISQNQMSVTEYYTKFKRLWDQLLNYKPLPECSCGAMKVLSASHDKAYVMRFLMGLNENFETLIAYPFPSMSKVYAPVLQEESHKNIGHGGSGTPQSNAIIMYANTRGNSRSAN, from the exons ATGTGTCAGAGCATTGAAGCTTCTTCAATGGCGTCCACTGAGTCAACCAATCCATCTGATCCAATTCAAGTTCAGCCTTCACAATCTGGTTTGAACCTTAGCAATGATTCTACTACTCTTAATCCTCCCAATCCCTATTTTCTCAATTCGAGTGAAAATCTAGGCAACATTTTGGTTACTCAACCATTGCTTGGAATGAAGAATTATCACTCATGGTTTAGAGCAATGATTCTTGCTCTTACTACGAAGAAGAAAATTGGCTTTGTGAATGGAAAGATTCCAAAGCCAGATTTGGATTCACCTTTGTGTGAAGATTGGGAGAGCTGTAACACCATGGTGCCTTCATGGATGATCAATTCTATGCATATAGATGTGTCCAGCGGCATCATGTATTGTGAAATGGCAAGGGAGATTTGGATTGAATTACAGAATCTCTTTTCACAAGGGAATGGTCCCAAGATTTACAATATGCAGAGAGAAGTTTCTCATATTTCTCAAAACCAGATGTCAGTGACAGAGTATTACACCAAATTCAAGAGACTTTGGGATCAATTGCTTAATTACAAGCCACTTCCAGAGTGTTCTTGTGGTGCTATGAAGGTGCTGAGTGCTTCACATGACAAAGCTTATGTCATGAGGTTTCTGATGGGGTTAAATGAGAATTTTGAGACTCTTATTgcct ATCCATTTCCTTCTATGAGCAAAGTTTATGCACCGGTTCTTCAAGAGGAATCTCACAAAAACATTGGACATGGAGGTTCTGGCACACCTCAGTCTAATGCCATAATAATGTATGCTAATACAAGAGGGAATTCTAGAAGTGCCAATTAG